In Staphylococcus saccharolyticus, one genomic interval encodes:
- a CDS encoding phosphomevalonate kinase: protein MIQVKAPGKLYIAGEYAVTEPGYKSILIAVNRFVTATIEVSSEVEGSIHSKTLHYEPVKFDRNEDKIEISDVQAAKQLKYVVTAIEVFEQYARSCSIKLKHFHLTIDSNLADNSGQKYGLGSSAAVLVSVVKALNEFYCMQLSNLYIYKLAVIANMKLQSLSSCGDIAVSVYSGWLAYSTFDHDWVKQQMEETSVNKVLEKNWPGLHIEPLQAPENMEVLIGWTGSPASSPHLVSEVKRLKSDPSFYGDFLDQSHMCVENLIQAFKTNNIKGVQKMVRQNRTIIQSMDSEAAVDIETDMLKKLCDIGEKHGGASKTSGAGGGDCGITIINNVIDKKVIYDEWRVTGIKPLEFKIYHGQ from the coding sequence ATGATTCAGGTAAAAGCACCCGGAAAACTTTATATTGCAGGCGAATATGCTGTAACCGAACCAGGGTATAAATCTATACTTATTGCAGTTAATCGTTTTGTAACAGCGACTATTGAAGTGTCGAGTGAAGTTGAAGGTAGCATTCATTCAAAAACTTTGCACTATGAACCTGTTAAATTTGATCGTAATGAAGATAAAATTGAAATTTCAGATGTACAAGCAGCAAAACAATTAAAATATGTTGTAACAGCTATTGAAGTATTTGAGCAATATGCACGTAGTTGTAGTATTAAATTGAAACATTTTCATTTAACGATTGATAGCAATTTAGCTGATAATTCTGGGCAAAAGTATGGCTTAGGATCAAGTGCAGCTGTATTAGTATCAGTTGTTAAAGCGTTAAATGAATTTTATTGTATGCAATTATCAAACTTATATATTTATAAGCTGGCAGTGATAGCTAATATGAAATTACAAAGTTTAAGTTCATGTGGTGATATTGCTGTAAGTGTTTATAGTGGTTGGCTTGCTTATAGTACATTCGATCATGATTGGGTTAAACAGCAGATGGAAGAAACATCTGTTAATAAAGTTTTGGAGAAAAACTGGCCTGGACTACATATCGAACCATTACAAGCACCTGAAAATATGGAAGTACTTATTGGATGGACAGGTTCACCAGCATCATCACCTCATTTAGTTAGTGAAGTGAAACGTTTAAAATCGGATCCAAGTTTTTATGGTGACTTTTTAGACCAATCTCATATGTGTGTGGAAAACTTAATTCAAGCTTTCAAGACAAATAATATTAAAGGCGTTCAAAAAATGGTACGTCAGAATCGAACAATTATTCAATCTATGGATAGTGAAGCAGCTGTTGATATTGAAACAGATATGCTTAAAAAATTATGTGATATTGGGGAAAAACACGGTGGTGCCTCTAAAACATCAGGTGCTGGTGGAGGCGACTGTGGTATTACAATTATCAATAATGTTATCGATAAGAAAGTTATTTATGATGAATGGCGAGTTACTGGCATCAAGCCGTTAGAATTCAAAATTTATCATGGTCAGTAG
- the mvaD gene encoding diphosphomevalonate decarboxylase, with translation MVKSGKARAHTNIALIKYWGKADETYIIPMNNSLSVTLDRFFTETKVTFDPNFTEDQLILNGHQVNDKETTKIRRYMDIVREKAGTHLYAMIESENFVPTAAGLASSASAYAALAAACNEALSLGLSDKDLSRLARRGSGSASRSIYGGFAEWEKGYDDLTSFAHDINADDWEKDLSMIFVVINNQSKKVSSRSGMSLTRETSRFYQYWLDHVDEDLKEAKEAVKHKDFQRLGEVIEANGLRMHATNLGAQPPFTYLVQESYDAMAIVHRCREAHLPCFFTVDAGPNVKVLVEKKNKEAVMERFLKEFDKSQIIASDIISTGVEIIK, from the coding sequence TTGGTGAAAAGTGGCAAAGCGCGTGCACATACGAATATAGCGTTGATTAAATATTGGGGCAAGGCCGATGAAACATATATTATTCCAATGAATAATAGTCTATCTGTTACATTAGACCGTTTCTTCACCGAAACTAAAGTAACTTTTGATCCAAATTTTACTGAAGATCAACTGATTTTAAATGGCCATCAAGTGAATGATAAAGAAACAACCAAGATTCGACGATATATGGATATTGTGAGAGAGAAAGCTGGTACTCATTTATATGCAATGATTGAAAGCGAAAACTTTGTCCCAACAGCAGCAGGACTTGCGTCTTCAGCAAGTGCATATGCTGCTTTAGCTGCTGCATGTAATGAAGCTTTGTCATTAGGTTTATCAGATAAAGATTTATCTAGGTTAGCTCGTCGAGGTTCAGGCTCTGCATCTAGAAGTATTTATGGAGGCTTTGCTGAGTGGGAAAAAGGTTATGATGATTTGACTTCATTTGCCCATGATATTAATGCTGATGATTGGGAAAAAGATTTATCAATGATATTTGTCGTCATCAATAATCAATCTAAAAAAGTATCTAGTCGTTCTGGTATGTCACTTACACGAGAAACCTCGCGATTTTATCAATATTGGTTAGACCATGTTGATGAAGATTTAAAAGAGGCAAAAGAGGCCGTTAAACATAAAGATTTTCAACGTTTAGGAGAAGTCATCGAAGCAAATGGTTTGAGAATGCACGCTACTAATTTAGGTGCACAACCTCCATTCACATATTTAGTACAAGAAAGCTACGATGCTATGGCTATAGTGCATCGATGTCGTGAAGCACATTTACCTTGTTTTTTTACGGTGGATGCTGGACCTAATGTAAAAGTCCTTGTCGAGAAGAAAAATAAAGAAGCTGTGATGGAACGATTTTTAAAAGAATTTGATAAATCTCAAATTATTGCAAGTGATATCATAAGTACTGGCGTTGAAATAATTAAGTAA